Proteins found in one Triticum aestivum cultivar Chinese Spring chromosome 4D, IWGSC CS RefSeq v2.1, whole genome shotgun sequence genomic segment:
- the LOC123097382 gene encoding probable F-actin-capping protein subunit beta: protein MEAAMDLMRRMPPGSTETALNALLSLLPDHSLDLLSQVDLPLQVCMDKENNKEYILCEYNRDADSYRSPWSNIYEPPLEDGTVPSEEMRNLEVEANEVFSVYRDQYYEGGISSVYIWEDEDESFIACFLIKKDGQGKRGYMQIGSWDAIHVIQVGPEEEGAAHYCLNSTVMLSLTTDNKQSGTFNLSGSIRRQMSMTLAVADGHLVNMGKMIEEMEGKLRNSLDQVYFGKTREMVCTLRPPPEVLNMRLPDS, encoded by the exons ATGGAGGCGGCGATGGATCTGATGCGGCGCATGCCGCCGGGGAGCACCGAGACGGCGCTCAACGCGCTGCTCTCCCTCCTCCCCGACCACTCCCTCGACCTCCTCTCCCAGGTCGATCTCCCGCTCCAG GTTTGCATGGATAAGGAGAACAATAAGGAATACATTCTTTGCGAGTATAACCGCGACGCTGATTCCTATCG ATCACCTTGGTCAAACATATATGAGCCTCCTTTAGAAGATGGGACAGTTCCCTCAGAAGAGATGAGGAATCTTGAAGTCGAGGCAAATGAGGTTTTCTCTGTCTACCGTGATCA GTACTATGAAGGTGGGATCTCATCTGTGTACATTTGGGAGGATGAAGACGAGAGTTTCATTGCATGCTTCTTAATAAAGAAAG ATGGACAAGGGAAAAGAGGTTATATGCAAATAGGTTCGTGGGATGCTATTCATGTTATCCAG GTTGGTCCTGAAGAGGAAGGAGCAGCACATTACTGCTTGAACAGCACTGTTATGCTGTCATTGACAACAGATAACAAGCAATCGGGAACTTTCAACTTGTCCGGATCAATTAGGCGGCAG ATGAGCATGACTCTCGCTGTGGCAGATGGGCATCTGGTTAACATGGGGAAAATGATAGAAGAGATGGAGGGCAAGCTGAGAAATTCACTGGACCAG GTCTATTTTGGGAAAACCAGGGAAATGGTTTGCACTCTTAGGCCACCGCCTGAAGTACTTAACATGAGACTACCCGACAGCTGA